The Patescibacteria group bacterium genome window below encodes:
- a CDS encoding excinuclease ABC subunit UvrC, with protein sequence MNLAEVKKLNLPIIAGCYRFYNSSGKIIYIGKAVNLRSRVFSYWQKGNAHTPAKQRMVQEISRVEWTETESEIEALLLEANLIKKHQPFYNIDLRDDKRFYYVHVSLEDEIPGVFLTRTVGQTGIYYGPFVSSRAVKETLKALRKIWPYCSAKRLQKKPCFYYQISRCLGPCVGKVSRQEYLNMVIKPLMLFFEGHKGKVVRQWQKELKEKKKKQDEEGVARLEYLLSQMEKVLEHTKVLSLAEKYANDTVELAKILNLPTVPDRIEGYDISNIFGREAVGSMVVFRDGEADSGQYRKFKIKENVNKEGESKNNLSSQDRAKGDVMMIREILERRLKHDWPLPDLLVVDGGKAQVNVVFKVFKKHKLNIPIIGIVKGEGLRSAGARDKLYFPGQSKPLELSLASPALHLIKRVRDEAHRFAIGYHRRIRSKSFLSGK encoded by the coding sequence ATGAACCTTGCTGAAGTTAAAAAACTTAATTTGCCCATTATTGCTGGTTGCTATCGTTTTTATAATTCTTCTGGCAAGATTATCTATATCGGGAAGGCGGTTAACTTGCGTAGCCGGGTTTTTTCATACTGGCAAAAGGGTAATGCCCATACTCCGGCTAAACAAAGGATGGTACAAGAAATCAGTCGGGTGGAATGGACCGAAACGGAGAGTGAGATTGAAGCTTTGCTTTTAGAGGCTAATTTGATCAAAAAACACCAACCTTTTTATAACATAGACTTGCGAGACGATAAACGTTTTTATTATGTTCATGTATCTTTAGAAGACGAAATCCCCGGTGTTTTTTTAACTAGAACCGTTGGGCAAACCGGTATCTATTACGGACCTTTTGTTAGTTCCCGGGCGGTTAAGGAAACTCTTAAAGCTCTTCGTAAGATCTGGCCATATTGTTCGGCTAAGAGATTACAGAAAAAACCTTGCTTCTATTACCAGATAAGTCGTTGTCTAGGACCTTGCGTCGGTAAGGTTAGTCGCCAAGAATATCTTAACATGGTTATTAAGCCCCTTATGCTGTTTTTTGAAGGTCATAAAGGCAAGGTCGTTAGACAATGGCAAAAAGAACTTAAAGAAAAAAAGAAAAAACAAGACGAAGAAGGAGTTGCTCGTTTGGAATATCTTTTATCCCAGATGGAAAAAGTACTTGAGCATACTAAGGTTTTAAGTTTGGCGGAGAAATACGCCAATGACACGGTTGAATTGGCTAAGATTCTTAACTTGCCCACAGTACCTGATCGAATTGAAGGCTATGATATTTCTAATATTTTCGGAAGAGAAGCTGTTGGTTCCATGGTAGTTTTTCGGGACGGGGAAGCGGACAGTGGACAATATCGTAAGTTTAAGATTAAAGAGAATGTTAATAAAGAGGGTGAGAGTAAAAACAACTTAAGTTCCCAAGACAGAGCCAAGGGGGATGTTATGATGATCCGTGAGATACTAGAAAGAAGACTTAAGCACGATTGGCCTTTGCCGGACTTATTAGTAGTAGATGGTGGCAAGGCTCAGGTTAATGTGGTTTTTAAGGTTTTTAAAAAACATAAGCTTAATATCCCGATAATCGGGATTGTTAAGGGAGAAGGTTTGCGAAGTGCTGGAGCTCGGGATAAGCTTTATTTTCCGGGACAAAGTAAGCCTTTAGAACTATCCTTAGCTTCGCCAGCCTTACATCTAATTAAGCGGGTACGAGATGAAGCCCACCGATTTGCCATTGGTTATCATCGGCGGATAAGGAGTAAAAGCTTCTTGTCAGGTAAGTAA
- a CDS encoding nucleoside-diphosphate kinase, with protein sequence MKHLKEERTLVIIKPDGVQRSLIAEIVGRFEKVGLKLIGLKMVVPTEQQAEDHYYNIGGEEWLEAVGAKARAAYEKKGLQSPYETNRENGMAVLKANAKYLSAGPVVAMIWQGSHAIEVVRKMAGFTEPLTAPPGTIRGDYSLDSFAAADTDSRSIRNLLHASGNSEEAEKEMVMWFKPEEILSYRLISDEILYDVNLDGIKE encoded by the coding sequence ATGAAACACTTAAAAGAAGAACGCACCCTGGTGATTATTAAGCCGGACGGAGTGCAGAGGTCTTTAATCGCCGAGATTGTCGGTCGTTTTGAGAAAGTTGGGCTTAAGTTAATTGGACTTAAGATGGTTGTTCCTACTGAACAGCAAGCTGAAGATCATTATTACAATATCGGGGGAGAAGAGTGGTTGGAAGCCGTTGGGGCTAAGGCTAGAGCTGCTTATGAGAAAAAGGGCTTACAGTCTCCTTATGAAACTAACCGAGAAAACGGGATGGCAGTTCTAAAGGCTAATGCCAAGTATTTATCTGCGGGACCAGTAGTGGCTATGATTTGGCAGGGTTCGCATGCTATTGAAGTGGTTCGCAAGATGGCTGGTTTTACTGAGCCTCTAACCGCTCCTCCCGGAACTATTCGTGGAGATTATAGTTTAGACTCTTTTGCGGCTGCCGATACAGATAGCCGAAGTATTAGAAACCTTTTACATGCTTCCGGTAATAGCGAAGAAGCGGAAAAGGAAATGGTTATGTGGTTTAAACCAGAAGAGATTCTTTCCTATCGCCTTATCTCTGATGAGATCCTTTATGATGTTAACTTGGATGGGATAAAGGAATAG
- a CDS encoding ribonucleotide-diphosphate reductase subunit beta, with the protein MLLGKPSPEDYNLHPSQYPWARELYEQAIANTWYPHEIALKEDLDDWAKMTEDERHAVKFIMAFFNPAELIVNRVLALGVYPYIKAPECHLYLAKQMWEEANHCVAFEYVLETFPFDREKIYNVHIDTPSMFAKESFVTKYMKRMTETSYDVETVEGKKEFIKNLVATNIVMEGIWFYSGFMVMLSFRQRNQLRNFGSMINWVLRDESLHLKFGINLVLNILEENEDLLTEEFANEIRNIVIEGVDLETAYNKDLFPRGILGLNADYVNQYVQYVADRRLEELGLPKHYNVSNPAKWMTTATDVFELVNFFEQQNTSYEVNARADGLDKPKT; encoded by the coding sequence ATGTTACTTGGAAAACCATCCCCCGAAGATTATAATCTTCACCCCAGTCAATACCCTTGGGCTCGCGAACTCTATGAACAGGCTATTGCCAATACCTGGTATCCGCATGAAATAGCTCTTAAAGAAGATTTAGACGACTGGGCAAAAATGACCGAAGACGAGCGCCATGCCGTTAAATTCATTATGGCCTTCTTTAACCCGGCCGAATTAATCGTTAACCGTGTCCTAGCTTTAGGCGTCTACCCTTATATTAAAGCCCCCGAATGCCACCTTTATTTAGCTAAACAGATGTGGGAAGAAGCTAATCATTGTGTGGCTTTTGAATACGTCTTGGAAACCTTTCCTTTTGACAGAGAAAAGATTTATAACGTCCATATAGATACTCCGTCAATGTTTGCCAAAGAGTCTTTTGTTACCAAATACATGAAGCGCATGACGGAAACCAGTTATGATGTAGAGACAGTGGAAGGTAAAAAGGAGTTTATTAAAAACTTAGTAGCCACCAATATCGTCATGGAGGGTATCTGGTTCTACAGTGGCTTTATGGTCATGCTATCTTTTAGACAAAGAAACCAACTACGTAATTTTGGCTCCATGATTAACTGGGTGTTGCGAGATGAATCACTACACCTTAAATTCGGTATTAATTTGGTCTTAAATATTTTAGAAGAAAATGAAGATCTTTTAACCGAAGAATTTGCTAATGAGATAAGAAATATTGTCATAGAAGGTGTGGATCTTGAAACCGCCTATAATAAAGATCTCTTCCCGAGAGGTATCCTAGGACTTAACGCGGATTATGTTAACCAATACGTTCAATACGTAGCAGACAGAAGACTGGAAGAACTTGGTCTACCTAAGCACTATAATGTCTCTAATCCGGCTAAATGGATGACTACCGCCACTGACGTCTTTGAACTAGTTAACTTCTTTGAACAACAAAATACCAGCTATGAGGTAAATGCCAGAGCGGATGGCCTAGATAAACCAAAAACCTAA
- a CDS encoding Fic family protein produces the protein MRNFDKRLRSLPESIWEKVGQIEALRGQWTSGVSLSAQLLGRLKRSVLVTSTGASTRIEGSQLSDEDVEKFIRGLAMQKFTARDKQEVRGYYELLTKLFENWPSIRFSESTIKHLHKELLLFSEKDRWHRGDYKTNENRVEAVDGQGNILGTIFKTTPPYLTAKEMGELIEWTERQLRIRKYNHLLVVGNFLVEFLNIHPFQDGNGRLARILTNFFLLKEGYVYMPYVSHEKIIEDNKDAYYLALRQSQKTINTKNENITPWLEFFLTVLLKQSMMAIDVLNKQDIEKLLSPKQLSVWQYLQAVSEATPQEISQKTKVARPTVNQALTKLLSYKKIERLGLGRAVRYKKL, from the coding sequence ATGAGAAATTTTGATAAAAGACTAAGATCTCTGCCAGAGAGTATTTGGGAGAAAGTCGGCCAAATTGAAGCTTTAAGGGGGCAATGGACTTCAGGGGTGTCATTAAGCGCTCAGCTTTTGGGACGACTAAAGCGTTCAGTTTTGGTCACCTCTACCGGAGCTTCTACTCGAATAGAAGGTTCTCAACTTTCCGATGAGGATGTTGAGAAGTTTATCCGTGGTTTAGCTATGCAAAAATTCACTGCTCGAGATAAACAGGAGGTGAGAGGTTATTATGAATTGTTGACCAAATTATTTGAAAATTGGCCTTCAATAAGATTTAGCGAGAGTACCATTAAGCATTTACATAAAGAGCTTTTGTTATTTTCAGAAAAAGATCGTTGGCACAGGGGTGATTATAAGACAAATGAAAATAGAGTTGAGGCGGTAGATGGTCAGGGTAATATCTTGGGGACTATCTTTAAAACCACCCCGCCCTATTTAACAGCGAAAGAAATGGGAGAATTGATTGAATGGACCGAGCGACAATTAAGGATAAGAAAATATAATCATCTTTTAGTAGTAGGAAATTTTTTGGTGGAGTTCTTGAACATCCATCCCTTTCAAGACGGTAATGGCCGATTAGCTAGGATTTTAACTAACTTCTTTTTGTTAAAAGAGGGTTATGTTTACATGCCCTATGTTTCGCATGAAAAAATCATTGAAGATAATAAGGACGCTTATTATTTGGCCCTGCGACAAAGCCAAAAAACCATTAACACTAAAAATGAAAATATCACGCCATGGTTGGAATTTTTCTTGACAGTTTTACTTAAGCAGTCAATGATGGCAATTGATGTGCTTAATAAGCAGGATATTGAAAAACTATTATCACCTAAACAGCTCTCTGTTTGGCAATATCTGCAAGCTGTCTCTGAAGCGACACCTCAAGAGATTAGTCAAAAAACCAAGGTGGCTCGTCCAACAGTTAATCAAGCACTTACTAAATTATTATCTTATAAGAAGATTGAACGACTTGGTCTTGGTAGAGCGGTGCGTTACAAAAAACTATAA
- the argS gene encoding arginine--tRNA ligase, whose protein sequence is MYYLESLKKELAEVCNKLIGEAVISFDDFIQPPDKNMGDLCLPCFKAAKEAKTSPAALANVLAKDFSHKKVESVSAAGPYLNLILTPDFNVEVIKEITEKYESYGQQTWGNNQRVMQEYANGNTHKEIHIGHIRNIAYGDAVNRLLKANGFVSLPVMYINDFGIHVAKTLWYYLKTKPSVPDGHKGEFLGQLYAASVKAMDEGDKEKNKQEVGEVMKSLESREGEIYELWQTTRQWSLEQWQEVVKDFKLDFSDNFYESDFVQEGFKLVDEMLTKGILKKSQGAVIADLEDYKLGVLVVLRSDGTALYPVADLALTIHKVKKHKLDTSLWIVDIRQSQYFFQLFKVLELYGLKAELKHLPYDFVKLPSGMMSSRSGNIIAYEDLKKLLTEEAKKETSKRHPEWSEEKVNEVVRVLVFGALKFEMLKVGGEKGITFDLAKSLRFDGFTAAYLQYTCARINSLWRKGETILKKDLKPDYESLTKDKEKSLMLAAAIYPEIVKRAGERYEPSEIAKYLYETAQLFNDYYHAVSILNDDEVSEEAIVARLALAKTIALVIQKGLDLLGIETVEEM, encoded by the coding sequence GTGTATTATCTTGAAAGTCTAAAAAAAGAATTAGCAGAAGTCTGTAATAAGCTTATTGGAGAAGCAGTTATTAGCTTCGATGATTTTATTCAACCTCCGGATAAAAACATGGGAGATCTTTGCTTGCCTTGTTTTAAGGCGGCTAAAGAAGCAAAAACTTCGCCAGCCGCTTTAGCTAATGTTTTAGCTAAAGATTTTTCTCATAAAAAAGTTGAGTCAGTTTCTGCGGCTGGGCCTTATCTTAATTTAATTTTAACTCCCGATTTTAACGTCGAGGTTATTAAAGAGATTACAGAGAAGTATGAGAGCTATGGGCAACAAACTTGGGGTAATAACCAAAGAGTTATGCAAGAATACGCTAACGGTAATACCCATAAAGAGATTCATATCGGGCATATTAGGAATATCGCTTATGGTGATGCGGTTAATCGTTTACTTAAGGCTAATGGTTTTGTTTCTTTACCAGTTATGTATATTAACGATTTCGGTATCCATGTGGCTAAGACCCTGTGGTATTATCTTAAAACTAAACCAAGTGTACCAGATGGACATAAAGGAGAGTTTTTGGGACAGTTATATGCCGCTTCGGTTAAGGCGATGGATGAAGGAGATAAGGAAAAAAATAAGCAAGAAGTTGGAGAGGTCATGAAGTCTTTGGAAAGCCGAGAAGGTGAGATTTATGAACTTTGGCAAACCACTAGACAATGGAGCTTGGAACAATGGCAGGAGGTGGTTAAGGATTTTAAATTGGATTTTTCCGATAACTTTTATGAAAGTGATTTTGTTCAAGAAGGGTTTAAGTTGGTTGATGAAATGCTTACCAAGGGAATATTAAAGAAAAGCCAGGGAGCGGTAATTGCTGATCTTGAAGATTATAAATTAGGGGTTTTGGTAGTGCTTCGGTCGGATGGTACGGCGCTTTATCCGGTAGCCGATTTAGCTTTAACTATTCATAAAGTTAAAAAGCATAAGCTGGATACTTCTTTGTGGATAGTGGATATAAGACAAAGTCAGTATTTTTTCCAGCTCTTTAAGGTGCTTGAACTTTATGGTTTAAAAGCCGAACTAAAACATCTGCCCTATGATTTTGTTAAACTTCCTTCTGGTATGATGTCATCTCGTTCCGGTAATATTATCGCTTATGAAGACTTAAAAAAACTTTTAACAGAGGAAGCTAAAAAAGAAACAAGTAAACGTCATCCAGAGTGGAGTGAAGAGAAAGTAAACGAAGTGGTGCGTGTTTTGGTTTTCGGAGCTCTTAAGTTTGAGATGCTTAAAGTCGGGGGAGAAAAGGGTATTACTTTTGATCTTGCTAAGTCTCTTCGTTTTGATGGCTTTACCGCCGCTTATTTGCAGTATACTTGTGCTAGAATAAATAGTCTTTGGCGAAAAGGAGAAACTATACTTAAAAAAGACCTTAAGCCAGATTATGAGTCTTTAACTAAAGATAAAGAAAAGTCTTTAATGTTGGCAGCCGCTATTTATCCTGAAATAGTTAAAAGAGCCGGGGAACGTTATGAGCCCTCGGAAATAGCTAAGTATTTATATGAAACAGCCCAACTTTTTAACGATTATTATCACGCGGTGTCCATTCTTAATGATGATGAAGTTTCCGAAGAAGCCATAGTAGCTAGACTAGCCCTAGCTAAAACCATTGCCTTAGTAATACAAAAAGGCTTAGATCTTTTGGGCATTGAGACAGTGGAGGAGATGTAG
- the tyrS gene encoding tyrosine--tRNA ligase codes for MKPDQNLIAEVLERGVEKIYPDKDFLLKILSSDKQLTFYAGFDPSAPSLHIGNAIQLAKLAQLQRLGHKIIFLVGDFTGMIGDPTDKKSVRKQLDREIVKANAKLWKKQASAWLSFSGSNAARLVYNSQWYDKMSLEEFMRLAAGATVQQMIVRDMFQARLKEEKPIYLHEFLYPLIQGYDSVALGVDGEVGGNDQTFNMLMGRDFLKASLGKEKIVIANKLLTDAEGKKMGKSEGNIVNLNETPENMYGQVMSWPDNIISSAFELCTKLPWEEVKEIQKRLKTTGLNPRDFKMKLAREITEIYYGKKRAEAAEQYFVKTVQNKEIPEEMEEIKVKSGNLLEMLLETKLASSKGEARRLLEQGGVKLDGQSVSDGDFCPKLPVVLQKGKREFRRLLKA; via the coding sequence ATGAAGCCTGATCAAAATTTAATCGCCGAAGTGCTTGAAAGAGGCGTGGAAAAAATTTACCCGGATAAAGATTTTTTGCTTAAAATCTTATCTTCGGATAAGCAGCTGACTTTTTACGCTGGTTTTGACCCAAGCGCTCCGTCTTTGCATATCGGTAATGCTATCCAGTTAGCTAAATTAGCACAGCTACAAAGATTGGGTCATAAAATAATTTTCTTGGTAGGCGATTTTACCGGTATGATCGGTGACCCAACGGATAAGAAGTCGGTTCGTAAGCAACTGGACAGAGAGATTGTTAAAGCTAATGCTAAGCTTTGGAAAAAACAAGCTTCGGCCTGGTTGTCTTTTAGTGGCTCCAACGCTGCTCGTCTGGTTTATAACAGTCAGTGGTATGACAAAATGTCTTTAGAAGAATTTATGCGTTTGGCGGCTGGTGCTACCGTACAACAGATGATTGTCCGAGATATGTTTCAAGCCAGACTTAAAGAAGAAAAACCGATTTATCTTCATGAGTTTCTCTACCCCCTAATCCAGGGTTATGATAGCGTAGCCCTTGGGGTGGATGGTGAGGTTGGTGGTAATGATCAAACCTTTAATATGTTAATGGGTAGAGACTTTCTTAAAGCCTCATTAGGTAAAGAGAAGATAGTTATCGCGAATAAACTTTTAACCGATGCTGAAGGAAAGAAGATGGGCAAGAGTGAGGGTAATATTGTTAATCTTAATGAAACACCGGAAAATATGTATGGGCAAGTTATGTCTTGGCCGGATAATATTATTTCTTCGGCTTTTGAGCTTTGTACTAAACTTCCCTGGGAAGAAGTTAAAGAAATACAAAAACGCCTTAAAACCACCGGTCTTAACCCTCGCGATTTTAAGATGAAACTGGCTCGTGAAATAACAGAGATTTATTATGGCAAAAAACGAGCTGAGGCAGCGGAACAATATTTTGTTAAAACCGTCCAAAATAAGGAAATACCAGAAGAAATGGAAGAAATAAAGGTAAAATCAGGTAATCTTTTAGAGATGCTTTTGGAGACTAAATTAGCTTCTTCTAAAGGCGAAGCTCGTCGTCTTTTGGAGCAGGGCGGAGTTAAATTGGATGGCCAAAGCGTTAGCGATGGTGATTTTTGTCCAAAATTACCGGTTGTTCTGCAAAAAGGCAAAAGAGAGTTTCGCCGTCTTTTAAAGGCTTAA
- a CDS encoding ComEC/Rec2 family competence protein — protein MIIRRGLSLSLGTAALAVVFFLIWYKQTPESWLEISILDVGQGDAILLEAPSGQNILIDGGAGKSVIRRLGEELPFWERQIDLIILTHPHEDHLAGLNEVIRRYRVGAVIMTGVEYSSATYTHFLNELLKRSIQTRILEGPEIIEIGDLSLEFLFPLESFWGERISNLNNSSIVAKAVYKEISLLLTGDAEHEAEQELLGAKSNLKADILKAGHHGSATSSGKDFIAAVNPSLVLISSGMGNSYGHPSPLTISRLERMNIPYRRTDELGTIRLKTDGFLIYE, from the coding sequence ATGATAATTAGGAGGGGACTGTCTTTATCTTTAGGGACGGCCGCTTTAGCGGTCGTCTTTTTTTTAATTTGGTATAAGCAAACTCCAGAGTCTTGGTTGGAGATTAGTATACTGGATGTTGGGCAAGGGGATGCCATATTACTTGAAGCTCCTAGTGGGCAAAATATTTTAATAGACGGTGGAGCGGGTAAAAGCGTAATTAGAAGATTGGGTGAGGAGTTGCCTTTTTGGGAAAGGCAAATAGATCTAATTATTTTAACCCATCCACACGAAGATCACTTAGCCGGTCTTAATGAGGTAATTAGAAGATACAGGGTTGGGGCAGTAATAATGACGGGGGTGGAATATTCTTCGGCTACTTATACGCATTTTTTAAATGAACTACTTAAGCGCTCTATTCAAACCAGAATCCTTGAGGGTCCGGAGATTATAGAAATAGGAGATCTTAGTTTAGAATTTCTTTTTCCTTTGGAAAGTTTTTGGGGAGAAAGAATTTCTAACCTTAACAACAGCTCCATAGTAGCTAAAGCCGTTTACAAGGAGATAAGTTTACTTTTAACCGGTGATGCTGAACATGAAGCTGAACAAGAGCTTTTAGGGGCTAAGAGTAATTTAAAAGCAGATATCTTAAAAGCCGGACACCATGGTTCTGCCACCAGTTCAGGTAAGGATTTTATCGCAGCGGTTAACCCTTCTTTGGTTTTAATTAGTTCGGGCATGGGTAACTCATACGGTCATCCATCTCCGTTAACGATTAGTAGGTTAGAAAGAATGAACATCCCATATCGCCGTACGGATGAATTGGGCACGATTAGACTTAAGACGGATGGTTTTTTGATTTATGAGTGA
- the trxA gene encoding thioredoxin produces MSKVFTQEGFNNEVIEASKTKPVLVDFYASWCGPCQMQAPIIDELSEELEEKAVIGKLDTEQAMQIAQEYGVMSIPTLIIFRNGEPAERFTGVQSKEILTEALAKVS; encoded by the coding sequence ATGAGCAAAGTTTTTACGCAAGAAGGTTTTAATAATGAAGTTATTGAAGCTTCCAAAACAAAACCTGTTTTGGTGGATTTTTACGCCAGTTGGTGCGGTCCTTGCCAAATGCAAGCCCCGATTATAGACGAGTTATCTGAAGAGCTTGAGGAAAAGGCTGTGATTGGTAAACTAGACACTGAACAAGCTATGCAGATTGCCCAAGAATACGGGGTTATGAGTATTCCGACTTTAATTATTTTCCGTAATGGAGAGCCAGCAGAGCGCTTTACCGGGGTACAGTCCAAAGAAATTTTAACCGAAGCTTTGGCTAAGGTCTCTTAA
- a CDS encoding ribonucleoside-diphosphate reductase subunit alpha encodes MNISTTKRDGSREPFNADQINRSIARACHGLEDQVSMVTQIATETHLTLYDGITTDELDEATINATLQNVKEDPAYDIVAKRLLLKTVYRRLFGDYDKEDENAVLSLHKQKFAEHIKQGVENGLLDKRMAELFDLKTLAESLDTSRDELFTFAGLSGLLNRYAIRDKQQKPVETPQYFFMRVAMGLAYNEKNPTEWAIKFYNKMSNLEYVAGGSTNIGSGTSRPALSNCFLLEIQDDIDHISKSVADIMKISKATGGVGASITKLRASGSPLSSNNTASSGPTPFAKIIDTAIRAIQRGGKKKGALAFYMENWHVDFPDFLMWKHNAGDDYLRMRTANTAVFLSDEFMRRVETDDLWYMFDPKETPDLNELYGQAFSERYSHYIEQAEAGNLRIFKKVPAQEQYRQILVLLQTTSHPWLTWKDPMNLRALNNNTGTIHMSNLCTEICLPQDRDNIAVCNLASLNLSAHIRRKEVNWKKLEESVRLAVRQLDNLIDINELPLPEAIKSDKENRAIGLGVMGFADTVEKMGWSYDSPMTYDFADKIFEFISYMAIDESANLAQERGSYTHFAGSGWSKGMVPFDTLEILEKDRGITLDIPKESLNKDLDWDILRAKVKKGIRNATLMAVAPNANIGLLAGTTPGIDPRFAQIFSRNKISGKYLDINTNLVDDLKKLGIWEQVREEIIELQGDISDIELIPDVIKDIYKTSFTTSPYAFMEVAARAQKWVDQALSRNMYLETRDINETMNIYMAGWRKGVKTTYYLHMKPRHSAEQSTIKVNKGHKLGKKGFGNLNLSASAQVAPFAANVGQSEVVVNETVKVTVARSTEVVEEVKACPIDPQERLQCDSCQ; translated from the coding sequence ATGAATATCTCTACCACCAAACGCGATGGCAGCCGTGAGCCGTTTAACGCGGACCAGATCAATCGTTCAATCGCTCGCGCCTGCCATGGCCTTGAAGACCAGGTGTCTATGGTGACTCAAATCGCCACTGAGACCCATCTAACTCTTTATGACGGCATTACTACCGACGAACTGGATGAAGCTACCATTAATGCCACCCTGCAAAACGTCAAAGAAGATCCCGCCTATGATATTGTAGCTAAGCGTCTTTTACTTAAAACCGTTTATCGTCGTCTTTTTGGTGATTATGATAAAGAAGATGAAAATGCTGTTTTAAGTCTTCATAAGCAAAAATTTGCCGAACATATTAAACAAGGTGTAGAAAATGGCCTCTTGGATAAAAGAATGGCTGAGCTTTTTGATCTTAAAACTCTAGCTGAGTCTTTGGATACTAGTCGTGATGAATTATTTACCTTTGCTGGTCTTTCTGGCCTTCTAAACCGTTACGCTATTAGAGACAAACAACAAAAACCAGTGGAAACTCCCCAATACTTCTTTATGAGAGTAGCAATGGGTCTTGCTTATAACGAAAAGAACCCAACCGAATGGGCAATTAAATTCTATAACAAGATGTCTAACTTGGAGTACGTGGCCGGTGGTTCAACCAATATCGGTTCAGGAACTTCTCGTCCGGCTTTGTCTAATTGTTTTCTTTTGGAAATCCAAGATGACATTGATCATATCTCTAAATCAGTAGCCGACATTATGAAGATCTCCAAAGCTACTGGTGGTGTCGGAGCTTCTATTACTAAACTTAGAGCCAGTGGCTCTCCCCTGTCTTCCAATAATACCGCTTCTAGCGGGCCAACTCCTTTTGCTAAAATTATTGATACCGCCATTAGAGCTATCCAAAGAGGAGGTAAGAAAAAAGGTGCCCTGGCTTTTTATATGGAAAATTGGCACGTGGATTTCCCGGACTTCTTAATGTGGAAACATAACGCCGGTGACGATTATCTACGTATGCGCACCGCCAACACTGCGGTTTTCTTGAGCGATGAATTTATGCGCCGAGTAGAAACAGATGATCTTTGGTATATGTTTGATCCCAAAGAAACTCCGGATCTAAACGAATTATATGGACAAGCCTTTAGCGAGCGCTATAGTCATTATATTGAACAAGCTGAAGCTGGTAATTTACGAATCTTTAAGAAAGTACCGGCCCAGGAACAATATCGCCAAATTTTGGTTCTCTTACAAACCACTTCTCACCCCTGGTTAACCTGGAAAGACCCAATGAATCTTAGAGCTCTTAACAATAATACCGGCACCATCCACATGTCTAACCTTTGTACGGAAATTTGTTTGCCCCAGGATAGAGATAATATTGCGGTTTGTAATCTAGCCTCCCTTAACCTCTCCGCCCATATTAGACGTAAGGAAGTTAATTGGAAGAAATTGGAAGAATCCGTAAGGTTAGCTGTTAGACAATTAGATAACCTAATTGACATTAACGAACTACCTTTACCTGAAGCCATTAAGTCCGACAAAGAGAATCGTGCTATCGGACTAGGTGTTATGGGTTTTGCTGATACAGTGGAAAAAATGGGTTGGAGTTATGACTCACCCATGACTTATGATTTTGCCGACAAAATTTTTGAATTTATCAGCTACATGGCAATTGATGAAAGCGCTAATTTAGCCCAAGAACGCGGCTCTTACACTCACTTTGCCGGCTCGGGTTGGTCTAAGGGTATGGTACCTTTTGATACTCTTGAGATTTTAGAAAAAGACAGAGGCATAACTCTGGATATTCCCAAAGAGAGCTTAAATAAGGACCTGGACTGGGATATTTTAAGAGCTAAGGTTAAAAAAGGTATCCGTAACGCCACCTTAATGGCCGTAGCACCTAATGCCAATATCGGTCTTTTAGCCGGCACCACTCCCGGTATTGATCCCCGCTTTGCCCAAATTTTTTCTCGTAATAAAATCTCTGGTAAATATCTAGACATTAATACTAACCTGGTTGATGACCTTAAAAAGCTGGGAATTTGGGAACAAGTTAGAGAAGAAATTATTGAACTACAAGGTGATATCTCTGACATAGAACTTATCCCTGACGTTATTAAGGATATTTATAAGACCTCTTTTACTACCTCGCCCTATGCCTTTATGGAAGTAGCAGCCCGAGCCCAAAAATGGGTTGATCAGGCATTATCTCGTAATATGTATCTAGAAACCAGAGATATTAATGAAACCATGAATATTTACATGGCCGGTTGGAGAAAAGGTGTTAAAACCACTTATTACCTTCATATGAAGCCTCGCCATAGTGCAGAACAATCTACAATTAAAGTTAACAAGGGTCATAAATTAGGCAAAAAAGGCTTTGGTAACCTTAATCTTTCAGCCTCCGCTCAAGTGGCTCCCTTTGCCGCTAATGTCGGACAAAGCGAAGTTGTTGTTAACGAAACTGTTAAAGTAACGGTAGCTAGATCAACTGAAGTCGTAGAAGAAGTTAAAGCCTGCCCAATTGATCCCCAAGAGCGCTTACAATGCGACAGTTGCCAATAA